In one window of Nakamurella sp. PAMC28650 DNA:
- the paaZ gene encoding phenylacetic acid degradation bifunctional protein PaaZ gives MVVLSSYVQGRWVVPDVDEADAAPVRDAVTGEEIARLSTTGIDMAAALEHGRAVGGPGLRALTFHQRAALLKALASTLREHRDELYALSTRSGATRADARFDVDGGIGVLLTYASRGRRELPNDNVLLDGTLEALGRGGTFVGQHIWTPRHGVAVQINAFNFPVWGPLEKFAPAFLAGVPSLVKPASPTAYITHRLVQLIVGSGLLPAGALQLITGSAGDLLDHLTDQDLLGFTGSASTARKLRAHPAVVAAGVRFTAEADSLNCSILGPDAVPGTPEFDLYVNALTTEMTVKAGQKCTAIRRAIVPNSMLDAVGEAVSERLAKIVIGNPADPSVGMGALAGLEQREDVRRSLKALLDVSTVVFGDPDHVEVIGADADRGAFMSPILLRANGDRAEPHEVEAFGPISTLIGYEKVADAIALAIRGKGSLVGSLITHDQDVAREVVLGIAPWHGRMLVLDRADAGESTGHGSPLPTLVHGGPGRAGGGEELGGLRGVQHHMQRSAVQASPQMLTAITGRWTAGADRRVTDVHPFRKSLAELRIGDTVVAGPRTVTVADIDHFAEFTGDNFYAHTDAVAAAANPFFDGRVAHGYLVVSFAAGLFVDPAPGPVLANYGLDNLRFLTPTYPGDELTITLTAKAITPRDGDYGEVRWDADLTKQDGASVAKYDVLTMVAERWPMAAPDQTVAISSEGPK, from the coding sequence ATGGTGGTGCTGTCCAGCTACGTGCAGGGTCGGTGGGTGGTCCCGGACGTGGACGAGGCCGACGCGGCGCCCGTTCGCGACGCGGTCACCGGCGAGGAGATCGCGCGCCTGTCCACCACCGGCATCGACATGGCCGCTGCGCTGGAGCACGGGCGAGCCGTCGGCGGGCCGGGTCTGCGCGCGCTGACGTTCCACCAGCGGGCCGCGCTGCTCAAGGCGCTGGCCTCCACCCTGCGCGAGCATCGTGACGAGCTGTACGCCCTGTCGACGCGAAGCGGCGCCACCAGGGCGGACGCCAGGTTCGACGTCGACGGCGGAATCGGGGTGCTGCTCACCTACGCCAGCCGCGGGCGTCGCGAGCTGCCGAACGACAACGTCCTGCTGGACGGCACACTCGAGGCGCTGGGTCGGGGTGGAACCTTCGTCGGACAGCACATCTGGACCCCCCGCCATGGGGTCGCCGTGCAGATCAACGCCTTCAACTTCCCCGTGTGGGGTCCGCTGGAGAAGTTCGCACCCGCTTTCCTGGCGGGTGTGCCGAGTCTGGTCAAGCCGGCCAGTCCGACGGCCTACATCACGCATCGACTGGTCCAGCTGATCGTGGGGTCCGGCCTGCTACCGGCCGGCGCCCTGCAGCTGATCACCGGCAGCGCAGGCGATCTGCTCGATCACCTCACCGATCAGGATCTACTGGGCTTCACCGGATCGGCCAGCACCGCCCGCAAGCTGCGCGCCCACCCGGCGGTCGTCGCGGCCGGCGTGCGGTTCACCGCCGAGGCCGACTCCCTGAACTGCTCGATCCTCGGTCCCGACGCCGTTCCCGGTACCCCGGAGTTCGACCTCTACGTGAACGCGTTGACCACCGAGATGACGGTGAAGGCGGGACAGAAGTGCACCGCGATCCGCCGCGCCATCGTCCCGAACTCGATGCTGGACGCCGTCGGCGAGGCCGTGTCGGAGCGGTTGGCGAAAATCGTCATCGGAAATCCGGCTGACCCGTCGGTCGGGATGGGCGCCCTGGCCGGGCTCGAGCAGCGGGAGGACGTGCGCCGCTCGCTCAAGGCGTTGCTGGACGTGTCGACCGTCGTCTTCGGCGATCCCGATCACGTCGAGGTCATCGGCGCGGACGCCGACCGTGGTGCGTTCATGTCACCGATCCTGTTGCGCGCCAACGGTGATCGGGCCGAGCCGCACGAGGTCGAGGCCTTCGGCCCGATCAGTACGCTGATCGGGTACGAGAAGGTGGCCGACGCGATCGCTCTCGCGATCCGCGGGAAGGGCAGCCTGGTCGGCTCGTTGATCACCCACGACCAGGACGTGGCGCGCGAGGTCGTGCTCGGGATCGCGCCGTGGCACGGGCGGATGCTGGTGCTGGACCGTGCCGATGCCGGCGAATCGACCGGTCACGGATCGCCACTACCCACCCTGGTGCACGGCGGCCCTGGGCGCGCCGGTGGCGGCGAGGAACTGGGCGGGCTCCGCGGGGTGCAGCACCACATGCAGCGCTCGGCCGTCCAGGCGTCGCCGCAGATGCTCACCGCGATCACCGGGCGTTGGACGGCCGGCGCCGATCGCCGTGTGACCGACGTTCACCCGTTCCGGAAGTCGTTGGCCGAGTTGCGGATCGGCGACACCGTGGTGGCCGGACCGCGGACTGTGACGGTCGCAGACATCGACCATTTCGCCGAGTTCACCGGTGACAACTTCTACGCCCACACCGACGCGGTGGCCGCTGCCGCGAACCCGTTCTTCGACGGGCGGGTGGCGCACGGCTATCTCGTGGTGTCCTTCGCCGCCGGCCTCTTCGTGGATCCGGCCCCCGGCCCGGTTCTGGCCAACTACGGTCTGGACAACCTGCGATTCCTGACGCCGACCTATCCCGGCGACGAGTTGACCATCACCCTGACGGCGAAGGCCATCACCCCGCGGGACGGCGACTACGGAGAGGTGCGCTGGGATGCTGACCTCACCAAGCAGGACGGCGCGTCGGTGGCCAAGTACGACGTGTTGACCATGGTGGCCGAACGATGGCCGATGGCTGCACCGGACCAGACGGTGGCGATCTCGAGCGAAGGGCCGAAGTGA
- the paaA gene encoding 1,2-phenylacetyl-CoA epoxidase subunit PaaA → MTGILDDTDRSAELQSHFDATIARQQRVEPRDWMPEAYRRTMIRQIAQHAHSEIIGMQPEGNWITRAPSLRRKAILLAKVQDEAGHGMYLYSAAESLGVDRADLTDRLVHGRQKYSSIFNYPALSYADVGVIGWLVDGAAICNQVPLCRSSYGPYGRAMVRICKEESFHQRQGYELLMTMMRGTPAQRNMVQESVDRFWWPALMMFGPPDDESPNTEQSMAWGVKRHTNDELRQRFVDMSVPQAEKLGVSFPDPELRWNEERGHHDFGTPDWEEFWHVVKRDGPCNAQRVAHRKAAHDEGAWVREAALAHAAKAKST, encoded by the coding sequence ATGACGGGCATCTTGGACGACACCGATCGAAGCGCAGAGTTGCAGTCCCATTTCGACGCGACCATCGCACGCCAGCAGCGGGTGGAGCCACGTGACTGGATGCCGGAAGCCTACCGCCGGACGATGATCCGGCAGATCGCCCAGCATGCGCACTCCGAGATCATCGGCATGCAGCCGGAGGGCAACTGGATCACCAGGGCGCCGTCGCTGCGGCGCAAGGCGATCCTGCTGGCCAAGGTGCAGGACGAGGCGGGCCACGGCATGTACCTGTACTCGGCGGCCGAGAGTCTGGGCGTCGATCGGGCGGATCTGACCGACAGGCTCGTCCACGGCCGGCAGAAGTATTCCTCGATCTTCAACTACCCGGCCCTGTCCTACGCAGACGTCGGGGTGATCGGCTGGCTCGTCGATGGTGCCGCGATCTGCAACCAGGTTCCGTTGTGCCGCAGCAGCTATGGCCCGTACGGGCGGGCGATGGTGCGCATCTGCAAGGAGGAGTCCTTCCATCAGCGTCAGGGGTACGAGCTGCTGATGACGATGATGCGCGGCACCCCGGCGCAGCGGAACATGGTGCAGGAGTCGGTAGATCGCTTCTGGTGGCCGGCCCTGATGATGTTCGGCCCGCCGGACGACGAGTCACCGAACACCGAGCAGTCGATGGCCTGGGGGGTCAAGCGCCATACGAACGACGAACTGCGCCAACGCTTCGTCGACATGTCGGTGCCGCAGGCCGAGAAGCTGGGCGTCTCTTTCCCGGACCCGGAGCTGAGGTGGAACGAAGAGCGCGGACACCACGATTTCGGAACGCCGGACTGGGAGGAGTTCTGGCACGTGGTGAAACGCGACGGGCCGTGCAACGCCCAGCGTGTCGCGCACCGCAAGGCAGCCCACGACGAGGGCGCCTGGGTCCGGGAGGCGGCGCTGGCGCACGCCGCAAAGGCGAAGTCCACATGA
- the paaE gene encoding 1,2-phenylacetyl-CoA epoxidase subunit PaaE, with product MAPRTEFHALRVADVETLTDDSAAVRFDVPQELREDFRFAPGQSLTLRRGDERRSYSICAPAGQAPRIGIREVAGGLFSGWLIHQVRVGDLIDVQAPAGSFSPDLTTPGRHVLIAAGSGITPMLSIAASVLAADPGSTVTLIYGNRRSDSVMFADEVADLKDSYPARMHLVHVLSREPQEVDLFSGRLDAERLRRLLPATFDVAGVDHFWLCGPFGMITDAIQVLTEFGVPAGRIHRELFYVGADPPVGTRHDDAPAGPGAEVTVVLDGRSATAIVPPDVTVLDGAQKIRPDLPFACKGGVCGTCRALVTHGEVRMRRNFALEEAEVRAGYVLTCQALPVSDTVTVDFDS from the coding sequence GTGGCCCCGCGCACCGAATTCCACGCCCTGCGCGTCGCCGACGTGGAAACCCTGACCGATGACTCCGCGGCGGTGAGATTCGATGTCCCGCAGGAACTCCGGGAGGATTTCCGCTTCGCTCCCGGCCAGTCCCTGACCCTCCGGCGGGGCGACGAGCGACGGTCGTACTCGATCTGCGCGCCCGCCGGTCAGGCCCCGCGCATCGGGATCCGGGAGGTCGCCGGGGGATTGTTCTCCGGATGGCTGATCCACCAGGTCCGCGTCGGTGACCTCATCGACGTACAGGCGCCTGCCGGGTCCTTCAGTCCCGACCTGACCACGCCCGGCCGGCATGTGCTGATCGCCGCCGGGTCGGGCATCACCCCGATGCTCTCCATCGCGGCGTCGGTGCTGGCCGCCGACCCCGGGTCCACCGTGACCTTGATCTATGGGAATCGCCGGAGCGACTCGGTGATGTTCGCCGACGAGGTCGCGGACCTCAAGGACTCCTACCCGGCCCGGATGCATCTGGTGCACGTGCTGTCCCGGGAACCACAGGAGGTCGACCTCTTCAGCGGCCGGCTCGACGCCGAGCGCCTGCGACGGCTGCTGCCGGCCACGTTCGACGTGGCCGGCGTGGATCACTTCTGGCTCTGCGGTCCGTTCGGGATGATCACCGATGCCATCCAGGTGCTGACCGAATTCGGGGTGCCGGCGGGGCGCATCCACCGGGAGCTGTTCTACGTCGGCGCAGATCCGCCGGTCGGGACTCGCCACGACGATGCGCCGGCAGGTCCCGGTGCGGAGGTGACGGTCGTGCTCGACGGTCGGAGTGCGACCGCGATCGTCCCGCCGGATGTCACGGTGCTCGACGGAGCCCAGAAGATACGCCCTGACCTGCCTTTCGCCTGCAAGGGCGGAGTGTGCGGTACCTGCCGGGCGTTGGTGACCCACGGAGAGGTGCGGATGCGGCGCAATTTTGCTCTGGAGGAGGCCGAGGTCAGGGCCGGTTATGTGCTGACGTGTCAGGCGCTCCCGGTCTCGGACACCGTGACGGTCGACTTCGATTCCTGA
- the paaB gene encoding 1,2-phenylacetyl-CoA epoxidase subunit PaaB: MSADWPLYEVFLRGKRGLNHVHVGSLHATDAQMALHHARDLYTRRNEGVSIWVVPAADITASSPDEKDPFFAPSGDKVYRHPTFYDIPDDVPHM, translated from the coding sequence ATGAGCGCCGACTGGCCGCTGTACGAGGTGTTCCTCCGCGGCAAACGCGGACTCAACCACGTCCATGTCGGTTCCCTGCACGCGACGGACGCGCAGATGGCGTTGCACCACGCACGCGATCTGTACACCAGACGCAACGAGGGCGTCAGCATCTGGGTCGTCCCGGCCGCGGACATCACGGCCAGCAGCCCCGACGAGAAGGACCCGTTCTTCGCACCGTCGGGCGACAAGGTCTACCGGCACCCGACCTTCTACGACATCCCCGACGATGTTCCCCACATGTGA
- the paaC gene encoding 1,2-phenylacetyl-CoA epoxidase subunit PaaC — MTADSDDHRWAFGTGFTDALEGVDTTVPPGVDAQALSVYCQMLGDDALILSHRLQQWMTRAPELEEETAIGNIALDLLGQARMLLARAGRADGTGRDEDAFAFWRAEQEFRNVRLVERVDADFAEMLARLLIFSTWRLAQFDALRGSTDQVLAAISAKAVKELTYHRDYAARWVVRLGDGTAESHRRMQAALQVVWPLVDELFRSHPVEAALPRVAVDSSTLRTEVDVVIDTVLATAGLARPTAAGLAGVGGRYGRDGLHTEAFGYVLAEMQSVARAHPDARW; from the coding sequence TTGACGGCGGACTCCGATGACCACCGCTGGGCGTTCGGCACCGGATTCACCGATGCCCTCGAGGGGGTGGACACGACCGTTCCGCCGGGCGTGGATGCGCAGGCGCTGTCCGTCTACTGCCAGATGCTGGGCGACGACGCACTGATCCTGAGTCATCGGCTGCAGCAGTGGATGACCCGGGCTCCCGAACTGGAGGAGGAGACGGCGATCGGCAACATCGCGCTGGATCTGCTCGGCCAGGCGCGGATGCTGCTGGCCAGGGCCGGGAGGGCCGACGGTACCGGCCGCGACGAGGACGCCTTCGCCTTCTGGCGTGCGGAGCAGGAGTTCCGCAACGTTCGTCTCGTCGAACGGGTCGATGCCGATTTCGCCGAGATGCTGGCTCGGTTGCTGATCTTCTCGACCTGGCGACTGGCGCAGTTCGACGCGCTGCGGGGATCGACAGATCAGGTACTGGCGGCCATCTCCGCCAAGGCGGTCAAGGAGCTGACCTACCACCGCGACTATGCGGCCCGCTGGGTCGTCCGGCTCGGTGACGGCACCGCCGAATCGCACCGACGGATGCAGGCCGCGCTGCAGGTCGTCTGGCCGCTGGTCGACGAGCTCTTCCGCTCGCACCCGGTCGAGGCTGCGCTCCCACGGGTGGCCGTCGACTCCTCCACCCTGCGCACCGAGGTGGATGTCGTCATCGACACCGTGCTGGCCACCGCCGGTCTGGCACGGCCGACCGCCGCCGGGCTGGCCGGAGTCGGTGGACGCTACGGCCGAGATGGTCTGCACACCGAAGCGTTCGGCTACGTCCTGGCCGAGATGCAGAGCGTTGCCCGGGCCCACCCGGACGCGAGATGGTGA
- the paaD gene encoding 1,2-phenylacetyl-CoA epoxidase subunit PaaD encodes MVSPAWLGDDEAWAAAAQVPDPELPMVTLADLGILRGVRVDGTSVTATVTPTYSGCPAMGEISHDLRHRLQEAGFADVIIRTELSPAWSSDWITAAGRAKLTAAGIAPPNAAATRSAGPIPLTLSMVTRMVACPHCGSVNTDETSQFSATACKALYRCLDCREPFEYVKEI; translated from the coding sequence ATGGTGAGCCCGGCGTGGCTGGGCGACGACGAAGCCTGGGCGGCCGCCGCGCAGGTCCCGGACCCCGAGTTGCCGATGGTGACCCTGGCCGATCTCGGCATCCTGCGCGGGGTCAGGGTGGACGGTACGTCGGTGACCGCCACCGTCACCCCGACCTACTCGGGCTGCCCTGCGATGGGCGAGATCAGCCACGACCTCCGACATCGGCTGCAGGAGGCTGGTTTCGCCGACGTCATCATCCGGACGGAACTCTCGCCGGCGTGGAGCAGCGACTGGATCACCGCCGCCGGCCGGGCCAAGCTGACCGCGGCCGGCATCGCGCCGCCGAACGCTGCGGCCACCCGGTCGGCCGGGCCGATCCCGCTGACGCTGAGCATGGTGACGCGGATGGTGGCCTGCCCACACTGCGGTTCCGTCAACACCGACGAGACCTCGCAGTTCAGCGCAACGGCCTGCAAGGCGCTCTACCGGTGCCTGGACTGCCGTGAACCGTTCGAGTACGTCAAGGAGATCTAG